The DNA region TGAGCTGCGCGGAGAAAAGCGCCATTGCATCATGCCTTACTGCCGTCCGGAACAAACACGTAGCCAAGCCCCCACACGGTTTGGATATAGCGCGGGTGCGCCGGATCCTCTTCCACCATGCGGCGCAGGCGGGAAATTTGTACGTCGATGGAACGCTCCATCGCGCTGTATTCGCGACCACGTGCCAGATTCATCAGCTTATCGCGAGACAGCGGCTCACGCGGGTGGCTCACCAGCGCCTTAAGCACCGCAAACTCGCCGCTGGTTAACGGCATTGGTTCATCATCGCGGAACATTTCGCGCGTGCCCAGATTCAGCTTGAATTTGCCAAACGCGATAATGGCTTCTTCCTGCGACGGCGCGCCTGGCAGTTCATTCGCCTGACGACGCAGCACCGCACGGATGCGAGCCAGCAGTTCACGCGGGTTGA from Pectobacterium actinidiae includes:
- the ompR gene encoding two-component system response regulator OmpR, producing MQENYKILVVDDDMRLRALLERYLTEQGFQVRSVANAEQMDRLLTRESFHLMVLDLMLPGEDGLSICRRLRSQSNPMPIIMVTAKGEEVDRIVGLEIGADDYIPKPFNPRELLARIRAVLRRQANELPGAPSQEEAIIAFGKFKLNLGTREMFRDDEPMPLTSGEFAVLKALVSHPREPLSRDKLMNLARGREYSAMERSIDVQISRLRRMVEEDPAHPRYIQTVWGLGYVFVPDGSKA